A region from the Oceanidesulfovibrio marinus genome encodes:
- a CDS encoding fused MFS/spermidine synthase: MVLTAFMFGLGFGSWGLGKLADRWGERTLLRCYVAVELGVAAWALLLPVFLGWTESAYILFNQVASPGPVLLNAVRLFLAFLLLLVPTTFIGGTLPLLSRLVVRNSQTISVPVAALYTANTFGAILGVLVTGYVLLPHAGVHYTTLTAVGCNVCVAAGFWLLSRRDRRAEGAAVLVESAARREPADVQQLAILIGFCVSGAATILYEVAWSRTLVMILGTTTYAFTTMLAVILVGITLGSALYRYIPAAVSRTWLYVVLQMLVGFSVLATIPAFEKLPFVFLSLYEETAGSWLLLQVVRFSLCGLVMLIPTVAMGMLFPVVSALFVKRPGHVGSRIGQAYAVNTFGAAAGACLAGLVLVPGIGMERTILAGSLLNLLAALGLVLVIPVRVLFRGGVIAGTLALLLFQFAFIGAWSPHILNSGVYVYASRYESMRDRVGEASGVKSAIHDLSDWDVWELAMKQYKLLFYDTGPAVTVAVMERPDGLRFLTIDGKTDASTSTTTDMRTQVMIGQLPMLFHDNPEDVLVVGLGSGVTVGSVLTHPVRSVDCAEISPAVIKAATLFAEENHDALDDPRLHIVRRDARNYLLTAAHDYDAIVSQPSNPWVRGESSLFTKEYYELCHSRLRDDGVFVQWVPAYHMAENDLKLILRTLASVFDDLTLWSSGSAGDLVIVAKKGGPCLVDHSRFLNRVSRPSVWDDIARLDLNPALLPSLLFVMNGSEVSALLDDPGRHPLLNTDDHLVTEFLTPKRMVAGTDARTFLDPHELHGDMNSLNTLFFDWNTRALQRLIDSNG, from the coding sequence ATGGTGCTGACAGCATTCATGTTCGGTCTCGGCTTCGGTTCGTGGGGGCTGGGAAAGCTGGCGGATCGATGGGGGGAACGCACGCTCCTGCGCTGCTACGTGGCGGTCGAGCTGGGCGTGGCCGCGTGGGCATTGCTTCTGCCGGTTTTCCTGGGCTGGACCGAAAGTGCGTATATCCTGTTCAATCAGGTCGCCAGCCCCGGTCCGGTACTGCTTAATGCCGTCCGGCTGTTCCTCGCATTTCTTCTGCTTCTCGTGCCAACTACATTTATAGGCGGAACATTACCATTGCTGTCGCGTCTTGTTGTGCGCAACTCGCAAACAATTTCCGTACCTGTTGCAGCGCTGTATACGGCAAATACATTCGGAGCCATTCTTGGGGTTCTTGTTACGGGCTACGTACTGCTGCCGCATGCAGGGGTTCACTATACCACGCTGACCGCGGTGGGGTGCAACGTGTGCGTAGCCGCCGGGTTCTGGTTGCTGAGCCGGCGCGATCGCAGGGCGGAGGGAGCAGCCGTCCTGGTGGAAAGCGCCGCCAGGCGCGAACCGGCTGACGTGCAGCAGCTCGCGATTCTCATCGGTTTCTGCGTTTCCGGTGCGGCCACCATACTGTACGAGGTGGCCTGGAGCCGGACCCTGGTGATGATTCTGGGGACCACCACCTACGCCTTCACCACCATGCTCGCGGTCATCCTGGTGGGGATAACCTTGGGCAGCGCGCTGTACCGGTACATCCCAGCCGCGGTGAGCCGGACGTGGCTCTATGTCGTCCTGCAGATGCTCGTGGGGTTTTCGGTGCTCGCCACTATACCGGCCTTCGAGAAGCTGCCGTTCGTGTTTCTGAGTCTGTACGAGGAGACGGCCGGGTCGTGGCTTCTGCTGCAGGTTGTTCGTTTCAGTCTCTGCGGCCTGGTCATGCTGATCCCCACCGTGGCCATGGGAATGCTCTTTCCCGTGGTCAGCGCGCTCTTTGTGAAGCGGCCCGGCCACGTGGGCTCGCGCATCGGCCAGGCGTATGCGGTCAATACCTTTGGCGCCGCCGCCGGCGCGTGCCTTGCCGGCCTCGTGCTTGTGCCGGGCATCGGCATGGAGCGGACCATCCTTGCGGGCTCGCTCCTGAATCTGCTTGCCGCGCTTGGCCTTGTGCTGGTCATTCCGGTGCGTGTCCTGTTCCGCGGTGGTGTGATCGCCGGCACGCTGGCCCTTCTGCTGTTCCAGTTCGCATTCATCGGCGCGTGGTCGCCGCACATCCTCAACAGCGGCGTGTACGTTTACGCCTCCCGATACGAGTCCATGCGCGACCGGGTCGGCGAGGCATCCGGCGTGAAGTCCGCCATCCACGACCTTTCGGATTGGGATGTCTGGGAGCTGGCCATGAAGCAGTACAAGCTGCTGTTCTACGATACCGGGCCGGCGGTGACCGTGGCGGTGATGGAACGGCCCGACGGGCTGCGGTTTTTGACCATCGACGGCAAGACCGACGCCTCCACGAGCACCACGACGGACATGCGCACGCAGGTGATGATCGGCCAGCTGCCGATGCTGTTCCATGACAATCCGGAGGACGTCCTGGTGGTGGGGCTCGGCAGTGGCGTCACGGTGGGTTCCGTGCTCACGCATCCGGTGCGCTCCGTGGACTGCGCCGAGATATCGCCCGCCGTTATCAAGGCCGCCACGCTCTTTGCAGAAGAGAACCACGATGCACTGGACGACCCCAGGCTGCACATCGTGCGCAGGGATGCGCGCAACTACCTGCTGACCGCGGCGCACGACTATGACGCGATCGTTTCGCAACCGTCCAACCCGTGGGTCCGCGGGGAATCCAGCCTGTTCACCAAGGAGTACTACGAGCTGTGCCACAGCCGGCTGCGCGACGACGGCGTGTTCGTGCAGTGGGTGCCGGCCTACCACATGGCCGAGAATGACCTGAAGCTCATTCTGCGCACCCTGGCCTCCGTGTTCGACGATCTCACCCTCTGGTCCAGCGGCTCGGCCGGCGATCTCGTCATCGTCGCCAAGAAGGGTGGCCCGTGTCTGGTGGATCACTCCCGCTTTCTCAACCGCGTCTCCCGGCCGTCCGTGTGGGACGATATCGCGCGGCTGGATCTGAATCCGGCGCTGCTGCCGTCGCTGCTGTTCGTCATGAACGGGAGTGAAGTCTCCGCACTACTGGACGA
- the rsgA gene encoding ribosome small subunit-dependent GTPase A, with protein sequence MSFYDLIDLGWSSFFSTPFDSLNLSGLAPARVARAERERYLLMHAGGYACAVLAGRLRHESLGPGGLPVVGDWIVARLEDLPHNGCVEADTHSEAQFGAARIEAILPRRTLLSRLDPSGGAQQPLAANVDLVLLAAGLDHDFNPRRLERGAALARGAGAEPVVVLTKADLRPDCRRELSQVMSAVPGAYAFALSARTGQGVDELRGLLTPGVTAVLLGSSGAGKSTLVNRLLGSQQQRTAAVREADSRGRHATTHRELFPLPGGGLLIDTPGLRAFGLTGEDGVGDLFADVERFAASCRFRDCRHEAEPGCGVKQAMDRGELTPERYASFLKLRSEAERIERRQASPTDLEAKRRDKELGKLLKRYARINPKG encoded by the coding sequence ATGTCGTTTTACGACCTCATCGACCTTGGCTGGTCGTCCTTTTTCTCAACGCCTTTCGATTCCCTGAACCTTAGCGGCCTTGCGCCTGCGCGTGTGGCGCGCGCCGAGCGGGAGCGCTACCTCCTCATGCATGCCGGCGGCTATGCCTGCGCCGTGCTGGCCGGAAGGCTGCGGCACGAGTCCCTCGGCCCCGGCGGCCTGCCCGTGGTGGGCGACTGGATCGTAGCGCGGCTCGAAGACCTCCCCCACAACGGTTGCGTCGAGGCCGACACGCATTCCGAAGCACAGTTCGGCGCGGCGCGCATCGAGGCGATCCTGCCACGGCGCACCCTGTTGTCCCGGCTCGATCCTTCCGGCGGCGCGCAGCAACCTCTGGCCGCCAATGTAGACCTCGTGCTTCTCGCCGCAGGGCTGGATCACGACTTCAACCCGCGGCGCCTGGAACGTGGGGCCGCGCTGGCTCGCGGGGCCGGCGCCGAGCCCGTGGTGGTGCTGACCAAGGCGGACCTGCGCCCGGACTGCCGCCGCGAGCTGTCGCAGGTCATGTCGGCAGTGCCCGGCGCATACGCCTTTGCGCTCAGCGCGCGCACAGGTCAGGGCGTCGACGAGCTGCGCGGACTCCTCACGCCGGGCGTCACCGCCGTGCTGCTCGGCTCATCCGGCGCGGGCAAGTCCACCCTCGTCAACCGATTGCTCGGCAGCCAACAGCAGCGCACTGCCGCCGTGCGGGAAGCAGACTCCCGCGGCCGGCACGCCACCACGCACCGCGAGCTGTTCCCGCTGCCCGGCGGCGGGTTGCTCATCGATACGCCCGGTCTGCGCGCCTTCGGTCTGACGGGCGAGGACGGCGTGGGCGATCTCTTTGCGGATGTGGAGCGCTTTGCCGCGTCCTGCCGCTTCCGGGACTGCCGCCACGAGGCCGAGCCCGGCTGCGGCGTCAAGCAGGCGATGGATCGCGGCGAACTCACGCCCGAGCGCTACGCCTCATTCCTGAAGCTGCGCAGTGAGGCCGAACGCATCGAACGCCGCCAGGCATCCCCCACTGACCTGGAAGCGAAACGCAGGGATAAAGAGCTGGGCAAGCTGCTGAAACGGTACGCGCGGATCAACCCCAAGGGCTAA
- the nuoH gene encoding NADH-quinone oxidoreductase subunit NuoH codes for MMGADFLLGLIVLVIKCGVVMMVVMTIAAYLVLFERKLLGRIQLRYGPNRVGPYGLLQSLADGVKLLLKEDLIPEGADTILFLIAPGLLTFTTLAVFALVPFGGNIHLFGHTVPLVISDMDIGVLVFLALSSIGVYSVALGGWASNSKFSLIGAVRGVAQMISYELPLSLSLVPVFMMAGSLSLTDIVNAQSSYPFIVVQPVSAAIFFICSLAESKRIPFDIPEGENELQAGFHTEYSGMRFALFFLGEYVNMILFGALMAVFFLGGWRGPLLPGPIWLLIKIAIVPFLLVWTRGTMPRMRYDHLMHFCWKVLMPIALANIVVTGAVMAALG; via the coding sequence ATGATGGGCGCAGATTTCCTGCTCGGCCTGATTGTGTTGGTCATTAAGTGCGGGGTGGTGATGATGGTGGTAATGACCATCGCCGCCTATCTGGTCCTGTTCGAGCGCAAGCTGCTCGGCCGCATACAGCTGCGCTACGGACCGAACAGGGTGGGACCGTACGGGTTGCTGCAGTCCCTGGCCGACGGCGTCAAGCTGCTGCTCAAGGAGGACCTCATCCCGGAAGGCGCGGACACGATTCTCTTCCTCATTGCGCCGGGCCTCCTGACCTTCACTACCCTGGCGGTCTTCGCGCTGGTTCCATTCGGCGGGAACATCCACCTTTTCGGCCATACGGTACCGCTGGTGATCAGTGACATGGACATCGGCGTGCTCGTCTTCCTGGCGCTCTCCTCCATAGGCGTCTACAGCGTGGCGCTGGGCGGCTGGGCCTCCAACAGTAAGTTCTCGCTCATCGGCGCCGTGCGCGGTGTGGCGCAGATGATCAGCTACGAGCTGCCCCTGTCCCTGTCCCTGGTGCCCGTGTTCATGATGGCCGGCTCCCTGAGCCTGACCGACATCGTCAACGCGCAGTCCAGCTACCCGTTCATCGTGGTGCAGCCCGTGTCGGCCGCCATCTTCTTCATCTGCAGCCTGGCCGAGTCCAAGCGGATTCCCTTCGACATTCCCGAGGGCGAGAACGAGCTGCAGGCCGGCTTCCACACCGAGTACAGCGGCATGCGCTTCGCGCTGTTCTTCCTTGGCGAGTACGTGAACATGATCCTTTTCGGGGCGCTGATGGCCGTCTTCTTCCTGGGCGGCTGGCGGGGGCCGCTCCTGCCCGGACCAATCTGGCTGCTCATCAAGATCGCTATCGTCCCATTCCTGCTGGTCTGGACGCGGGGAACCATGCCGCGGATGCGCTACGACCACCTTATGCACTTCTGCTGGAAGGTGCTGATGCCTATCGCGCTGGCCAACATCGTGGTCACCGGGGCTGTGATGGCCGCGCTGGGCTAG
- the nuoG gene encoding NADH-quinone oxidoreductase subunit NuoG, with protein sequence MPKLTIDGREVEVEAGTKVIDAAERLGIKIPRFCYHKSLGAVGACRMCAVKFIEGHKKGLDMSCMVDARDGMVVSTNHPEAMAFRAQVIEWLMLDHPHDCPICDEGGHCLLQDMTVSGGHGLRHYRGKKRTYENQYLGPLIQHEMNRCIHCYRCVRFYREYAGGTDYGTFGIAGRVYYGRFEPGRLESPFSGNIAEICPTGTLTDKPSRYRARRWDLERAPSVCLHCSLGCNTTAGVRYREVLRVEARENMDVNDAFLCDRGRYGFGYASQPERPRQALVDGAPVDVENAATEAARRIRAAMDAHGPDAVAVYASPRCSLEDFASLRGLTDALGIAPPAYFPTISERSACHEAASHLDREIAWDLGQVRQADFVLVLGADPLHDAPLSALAIRQAQRAGAKVAVLDPRPVDTLCDATAIPVARHFLPATAAWLLALTFPDGESGFDGECRDFWRELQALDDGMNEDIAKLEAVVVSVAQDLARAKRPVVVCAGETMPAGWITLAAGMVRLLRHAGADAGLCCLLPEANSLGAALADSPDGRSLEDILIAVEGGSVKALLCVGDDPLQEFPRTQWAQSCMDKLELLVCMDCLPSDTWNKADVSLPLTTIFESGGCYVNSLGMMQRAAPVFKGGTPVKQTGGGSHPPREFTTEIPGSDPRSASQWAELMRRKLNLTMQKTPSAVETGPAFSLMHEARPDHAVHVLPQRAEKPFGMLAPLAEYVVEGPEEVIVGRRIFGSDPLANQGVLGRELMPESEIFLHTASAEAMDLADGDIILLPLVGGLARGVLRTSERMARNTVVLPRIPDSGWKFVGGVTAPFPLQRIWKEQGETSAEERSDKVLGASCPGDDV encoded by the coding sequence GTGCCCAAGCTGACCATCGACGGACGTGAAGTGGAGGTCGAGGCCGGAACCAAGGTCATCGACGCCGCCGAACGCCTGGGCATCAAGATCCCGCGCTTCTGCTACCACAAGTCGCTGGGCGCGGTCGGCGCCTGCCGCATGTGCGCCGTCAAGTTTATCGAAGGCCATAAGAAGGGGCTGGACATGAGCTGCATGGTGGATGCGCGCGACGGCATGGTCGTCTCCACCAACCATCCGGAAGCCATGGCCTTCCGCGCCCAGGTCATCGAGTGGCTCATGCTCGACCATCCGCACGACTGCCCCATCTGCGACGAGGGCGGCCACTGCCTGCTGCAGGACATGACCGTGTCCGGCGGCCACGGACTCCGCCATTACCGCGGCAAGAAGCGCACCTACGAGAATCAGTATCTGGGCCCGCTCATCCAGCACGAGATGAATCGCTGCATCCACTGCTACCGCTGCGTGCGGTTCTACCGCGAGTACGCCGGGGGCACGGACTACGGCACCTTCGGCATCGCCGGGCGCGTCTACTACGGCCGGTTCGAGCCGGGCCGGCTGGAGAGCCCGTTCTCCGGCAACATCGCCGAGATATGCCCGACCGGCACGCTTACGGACAAACCTTCGCGCTACCGGGCGCGGCGCTGGGACCTGGAGCGAGCGCCGAGCGTGTGCCTGCACTGCTCCCTGGGCTGCAACACCACGGCCGGGGTCCGCTACCGCGAGGTGCTGCGCGTCGAGGCGCGCGAGAACATGGACGTCAACGACGCCTTCCTCTGCGACAGGGGCCGGTACGGTTTCGGCTACGCCTCGCAGCCGGAGCGTCCTCGGCAGGCCCTGGTGGACGGTGCGCCCGTGGATGTCGAAAACGCAGCGACCGAGGCGGCGCGCAGGATTCGCGCGGCGATGGATGCGCACGGCCCGGACGCCGTAGCCGTGTACGCCTCCCCCCGCTGCAGCCTGGAGGATTTCGCCTCCCTCCGCGGCCTGACGGATGCGCTGGGCATTGCCCCGCCAGCGTACTTCCCTACCATTTCAGAGCGCTCCGCCTGCCATGAGGCCGCATCCCATCTGGATCGCGAGATAGCCTGGGACCTCGGCCAGGTACGACAGGCCGACTTCGTGCTCGTGCTCGGCGCGGACCCGTTGCACGATGCGCCCCTTTCCGCGCTGGCCATCCGCCAGGCCCAGCGCGCCGGCGCCAAGGTCGCCGTGCTCGATCCGCGTCCGGTGGACACGCTCTGCGACGCCACGGCAATTCCTGTTGCCAGGCATTTCCTGCCGGCCACGGCGGCGTGGCTGCTCGCATTGACCTTCCCGGACGGCGAGTCCGGCTTCGACGGCGAGTGCCGGGACTTCTGGCGGGAGCTGCAGGCCCTGGACGACGGCATGAACGAGGACATCGCCAAATTGGAGGCCGTTGTCGTCTCCGTGGCCCAGGATCTGGCCAGGGCCAAGCGGCCCGTGGTGGTCTGCGCCGGGGAGACCATGCCCGCCGGATGGATCACTCTGGCCGCCGGCATGGTGCGGCTGCTGCGGCACGCCGGTGCGGACGCCGGGCTCTGCTGCCTGCTGCCGGAGGCGAACTCCCTGGGCGCTGCCCTTGCCGACTCGCCGGACGGCCGCAGCCTGGAAGACATTCTGATCGCGGTCGAGGGTGGCTCGGTCAAGGCGCTGCTCTGCGTGGGCGATGACCCCTTGCAGGAGTTCCCGCGCACCCAGTGGGCGCAGAGCTGCATGGACAAGCTGGAGCTCTTGGTGTGCATGGACTGCCTGCCTTCCGACACCTGGAACAAGGCGGACGTATCCCTGCCGCTGACCACCATTTTCGAGTCCGGCGGCTGCTACGTGAACAGCCTGGGCATGATGCAGCGCGCGGCTCCGGTGTTTAAGGGCGGCACGCCGGTGAAGCAGACCGGCGGCGGCAGCCATCCGCCGCGCGAATTCACGACGGAAATTCCAGGCAGCGATCCGCGCTCGGCCTCTCAGTGGGCAGAGCTGATGCGCCGGAAGCTGAACCTGACGATGCAGAAGACGCCTTCGGCCGTGGAGACAGGGCCGGCTTTTTCCCTGATGCATGAGGCCAGACCCGATCACGCCGTGCACGTGCTGCCGCAGCGGGCCGAGAAGCCGTTCGGCATGCTCGCGCCCCTTGCCGAGTACGTGGTGGAGGGGCCGGAAGAAGTCATCGTGGGGCGGCGAATCTTCGGGTCGGACCCGCTGGCCAACCAGGGCGTGCTGGGCAGGGAACTGATGCCCGAGTCGGAAATATTTCTCCACACGGCGAGCGCCGAAGCCATGGATCTGGCCGACGGCGATATAATACTGCTGCCGCTTGTGGGCGGCCTTGCCAGGGGCGTGCTGCGGACCAGCGAGCGCATGGCCCGGAACACCGTGGTGCTGCCGCGCATCCCGGATTCCGGCTGGAAGTTCGTGGGCGGCGTGACCGCGCCGTTCCCTCTGCAACGGATATGGAAGGAGCAGGGCGAAACAAGCGCCGAGGAGCGCTCGGATAAGGTCCTTGGCGCAAGCTGTCCGGGAGATGACGTATGA
- a CDS encoding complex I 51 kDa subunit family protein: MSERVLLKNMRSDCGPVGFDEYRQLGGYEALERAVRTMTPDEVINMVTESGLRGRGGAGFPAGRKWGFVRKDAPHPRYIQSNTDEMEPGTFKDRVLVNTDPHLVIEGITMAAYAVQADVAVFFIRPSYNDDAELIERELSAAREAGMLGKNILGSDFSFDIEVHRSAGRYICGESSAQANAIMGKRPNPDKTGHMTSSGLWGMPTVVNNVETLAHVPHIIRNGVEWFKGLAATPTGDGTKLYCVSGEVVDPGCYELPMGTRLGDIIFEHAGGMLPGAEFKTCIPGGASTSFVTQAQLATPMDFDSMKAAGLSLGTGSIVVFDKNTCLVQATINILTYFARESCGWCTPCRDGIPYMLSLLQDIEAGDGTEADVKRLETVAAGMAHAYCGFAPGAASTVKGLLRSFRDEVREHLDGRGCPFGDMEKPKPGDWKVLDRDAS; encoded by the coding sequence ATGAGTGAACGTGTACTGCTGAAAAACATGCGCTCGGACTGCGGTCCGGTGGGCTTCGACGAGTACCGCCAGCTCGGCGGGTACGAGGCGCTGGAGCGCGCGGTCCGCACCATGACCCCGGATGAAGTCATTAATATGGTGACAGAGTCCGGCCTGCGGGGCCGCGGCGGCGCGGGTTTTCCCGCCGGCCGCAAGTGGGGCTTCGTGCGCAAGGACGCGCCCCATCCGCGCTATATCCAGTCCAACACCGACGAGATGGAGCCCGGCACCTTCAAGGACAGGGTCCTGGTCAACACGGACCCGCACCTGGTCATCGAAGGCATCACCATGGCCGCCTATGCCGTGCAGGCCGACGTCGCGGTGTTCTTCATCCGGCCGTCGTACAACGACGATGCAGAGCTCATCGAGCGCGAGCTGTCCGCGGCGCGTGAGGCCGGCATGCTGGGCAAGAACATACTGGGCAGCGATTTTTCCTTCGACATCGAGGTGCACCGCAGCGCTGGGCGCTACATCTGCGGCGAGAGCTCGGCCCAGGCCAACGCCATCATGGGCAAACGGCCCAACCCGGACAAGACCGGCCATATGACCAGCTCCGGCCTGTGGGGCATGCCCACCGTGGTCAACAACGTGGAGACGCTGGCCCACGTCCCGCACATCATCCGCAACGGGGTGGAGTGGTTCAAGGGCCTCGCGGCCACGCCCACAGGCGACGGCACCAAGCTGTACTGCGTGAGCGGCGAGGTGGTCGATCCCGGTTGCTACGAGCTGCCCATGGGCACCCGCCTGGGCGACATAATTTTCGAGCATGCAGGCGGCATGCTGCCCGGCGCGGAGTTCAAGACATGCATTCCGGGCGGCGCGTCCACGAGTTTCGTCACCCAGGCCCAGCTCGCAACGCCCATGGACTTCGACTCCATGAAAGCCGCCGGCCTCTCCCTTGGCACCGGCTCCATCGTGGTCTTCGACAAGAACACCTGCCTCGTACAGGCTACCATCAATATCCTGACCTATTTTGCGCGGGAGTCGTGCGGCTGGTGCACGCCGTGCCGCGACGGAATCCCGTACATGCTCAGCCTCCTGCAGGACATCGAAGCCGGCGACGGGACCGAGGCGGACGTCAAGCGGCTGGAGACGGTGGCCGCGGGCATGGCCCACGCGTACTGCGGCTTTGCGCCGGGAGCCGCCTCCACGGTCAAGGGGCTTCTGCGCAGCTTCCGCGACGAGGTGCGCGAGCACCTGGACGGCCGCGGCTGCCCCTTCGGCGACATGGAAAAACCAAAACCCGGGGACTGGAAGGTTCTCGACAGGGATGCGTCCTGA
- the nuoE gene encoding NADH-quinone oxidoreductase subunit NuoE: MLLPEELETEIQTMVREAEHVEEKLIDIIYLLQNHFGCFSDVALGHASRLTGKTTVELEELCTFYDFIYRRPVGRFVIHVCDGVACWMHHENSLFQYLCDKLGVGVGEVTEDGLFTVLPTACLGNCHNAPAMLINGKHYGRLTPKKVDEIIDELRENADNIIQCLCR, translated from the coding sequence ATGCTGCTGCCGGAAGAGCTGGAAACAGAGATACAAACCATGGTCCGGGAGGCCGAGCATGTCGAAGAGAAGCTCATCGACATCATATATCTGCTGCAGAACCATTTCGGCTGCTTTTCCGACGTGGCCCTGGGCCATGCCTCGCGCCTGACCGGCAAGACCACCGTGGAGCTGGAGGAGCTGTGCACCTTCTACGACTTCATCTACCGCAGGCCGGTGGGCCGCTTCGTGATCCACGTCTGCGACGGCGTTGCCTGCTGGATGCACCACGAGAACAGCCTGTTCCAGTACCTCTGCGACAAGCTGGGCGTAGGCGTGGGCGAGGTTACGGAGGACGGGCTGTTCACGGTGCTGCCCACGGCCTGTCTGGGCAACTGCCACAATGCGCCGGCCATGCTCATCAACGGCAAGCATTACGGCAGGCTGACCCCGAAAAAGGTGGACGAGATCATCGACGAGCTGCGGGAGAACGCCGACAACATCATCCAATGCCTCTGCAGGTAG